A stretch of the Neodiprion lecontei isolate iyNeoLeco1 chromosome 4, iyNeoLeco1.1, whole genome shotgun sequence genome encodes the following:
- the LOC107227100 gene encoding protein takeout, producing MKGALVFLCASLVICLAGVEAMGKYRGLEFLEPCSRRSPHLEACLARSANILTEHFKHGLPQLGFNEVEPIILDELHIALGGGPDGYRAQFRDVEAKGVSALRVTGLRARITDDEVQVQLALSIPRIRAKANYRSSGKLILVQASGAGDYWGEYEGVKAKVFIRAKPTPIGGRQYLHLQQLKMDFSVQNIKMGVENVHDGNTILQAALNLFINSNSQELLKEMKPDLRRKLVQVMTAFVEKLFDQVPYDAWIED from the exons ATGAAGGGTGCTTTAGTTTTTTTGTGCGCGAGTTTGGTGATCTGCCTCGCAGGGGTCGAGGCGATGGGCAAGTACAGAGGACTCGAATTCCTTGAGCCCTGCTCCAGGCGGAGCCCGCACTTGGAAGCATGCTTGGCTCGTTCGGCCAACATCCTCACGGAACACTTCAAACATG GACTTCCTCAACTCGGCTTCAACGAGGTTGAACCCATCATTCTTGACGAACTTCACATCGCTCTTGGCGGCGGTCCGGATGGATACAGGGCTCAGTTCAGGGACGTCGAGGCCAAGGGTGTCTCGGCGCTACGCGTAACAGGTCTCAGGGCGCGAATCACCGATGACGAAGTTCAGGTTCAGCTCGCCCTGAGCATTCCCAGGATCAGGGCCAAGGCCAATTACCGATCCAGCGGGAAGTTGATTTTGGTTCAGGCCAGCGGCGCCGGCGATTACTGGGGCGAATACG AGGGTGTAAAAGCCAAGGTGTTCATCAGAGCCAAGCCTACTCCAATCGGTGGCAGACAGTACCTGCATCTTCAGCAGCTCAAGATGGACTTTAGCGTGCAAAACATTAAAATGGGGGTGGAAAACGTCCACGACGGAAACACGATTCTTC AGGCTGCCCTGAACCTGTTCATCAACAGTAACAGCCAGGAACTGCTCAAGGAGATGAAACCGGACCTCAGACGGAAACTCGTTCAGGTGATGACGGCCTTCGTCGAGAAGTTATTCGACCAGGTACCGTACGACGCGTGGATCGAGGATTAG
- the LOC107227089 gene encoding circadian clock-controlled protein daywake, whose amino-acid sequence MVTLMKAVLFVMVSFVSARDVPDFLKVCKRQDPDLPNCVSESIDHLRPLLVDGVAEYGIPALEPLLLHEIVVSQAGGLKIAGNNIKVHGCSNFAVTHLSIELSTIDVEVTIELPNLWIEGTYSVEGKLLLLPVVGSGPLQINLTLCKGEVKMRGNVFKDDNGVEHLSCAEMDLKISVGSGVVRLDHLLGKDDAFGVLVNSAINKHFDTFLKEIKPLLEEALSEAFKDIANKIVEPFNYAQLLLND is encoded by the exons ATGGTAACTCTAATGAAAGCCGTACTGTTTGTGATGGTGTCATTCGTTTCAGCTCGTGACGTCC CTGACTTCCTCAAGGTGTGCAAGCGGCAGGATCCGGACTTGCCAAATTGCGTATCCGAAAGCATAGATCACCTTCGGCCACTTCTTGTGGATGGAGTTGCCGAATATGGAATACCTGCTTTGGAGCCCTTGTTGCTGCATGAAATAGTCGTTTCCCAAGCAGGCGGACTGAAAATTGCAGGGAATAACATTAAAGTACACGGCTGCAGTAACTTCGCCGTAACCCATTTGAG CATCGAACTCTCCACGATTGACGTTGAGGTGACGATCGAGTTGCCGAACTTGTGGATCGAAGGAACCTACTCCGTAGAGGGTAAATTGTTGCTGTTGCCTGTGGTCGGGTCGGGACCATTGCAGATTAATCTTACCTTGTGTAAGGGCGAAGTGAAAATGCGGGGAAACGTGTTCAAGGATGACAACGGCGTCGAGCATCTGAGCTGCGCCGAAATGGACTTGAAGATTTCTGTCGGCAGTGGCGTCGTGCGTCTCGATCACCTTTTGGGAAAGGATGACGCGTTCGGTGTCCTTGTCAATTCCGCTATCAATAAGCACTTTGACACAttcttgaaagaaatcaagcCATTGCTGGAAGAAGCTTTATCGGAAGCTTTCAAGGATATCGCCAATAAAATCGTCGAGCCCTTCAATTACGCACAGCTTTTGCTGAATGACTAG